In Sorghum bicolor cultivar BTx623 chromosome 8, Sorghum_bicolor_NCBIv3, whole genome shotgun sequence, one genomic interval encodes:
- the LOC110429797 gene encoding uncharacterized protein LOC110429797 isoform X1 codes for MRAWRRPRPYPFHGSAWRLTSRNFATRGRREYATATDSAAGARVCRFDAMASTKKETAGGSIVNVRVLIYLGGEIASIPGAAGEREGHWRAHMEDRWGLQLKYLKSFALSYIHISFGWDFRQACALLATASGGQVETVMRIRDHVNLKCRLEI; via the exons ATGCGAGCCTGGCGGCGCCCGCGCCCCTATCCCTTCCACGGTTCCGCCTGGCGACTCACGAGTCGCAACTTCGCGACTAGAGGACGACGCGAGTACGCGACCGCTACGGATAGCGCTGCAGGAGCTCGTGTCTGCCGGTTCGACGCCATGGCGAGCACCAAGAAGGAGACGGCCGGCGGGTCTATTGTAAACGTCAG GGTTTTAATTTATTTGGGAGGGGAAATCGCTTCGATCCCTGGAGCTGCTGGAGAAAGGGAAGGTCACTGGAGAGCGCACATGGAAGATCGATGGGGGCTGCAGCTAAAG TACTTAAAATCATTTGCTTTGTCTTACATACATATTTCATTTGGCTGGGACTTCAGGCAAGCCTGTGCGCTATTGGCAACCGCTTCTG GTGGACAGGTGGAAACAGTCATGAGAATACGGGATCATGTAAATTTAAAGTGTCGGTTGGAAATATGA
- the LOC110429797 gene encoding uncharacterized protein LOC110429797 isoform X2 produces MRAWRRPRPYPFHGSAWRLTSRNFATRGRREYATATDSAAGARVCRFDAMASTKKETAGGSIVNVRVLIYLGGEIASIPGAAGEREGHWRAHMEDRWGLQLKASLCAIGNRFWWTGGNSHENTGSCKFKVSVGNMN; encoded by the exons ATGCGAGCCTGGCGGCGCCCGCGCCCCTATCCCTTCCACGGTTCCGCCTGGCGACTCACGAGTCGCAACTTCGCGACTAGAGGACGACGCGAGTACGCGACCGCTACGGATAGCGCTGCAGGAGCTCGTGTCTGCCGGTTCGACGCCATGGCGAGCACCAAGAAGGAGACGGCCGGCGGGTCTATTGTAAACGTCAG GGTTTTAATTTATTTGGGAGGGGAAATCGCTTCGATCCCTGGAGCTGCTGGAGAAAGGGAAGGTCACTGGAGAGCGCACATGGAAGATCGATGGGGGCTGCAGCTAAAG GCAAGCCTGTGCGCTATTGGCAACCGCTTCTG GTGGACAGGTGGAAACAGTCATGAGAATACGGGATCATGTAAATTTAAAGTGTCGGTTGGAAATATGAACTGA